In the Kineosporiaceae bacterium genome, one interval contains:
- a CDS encoding polyprenol monophosphomannose synthase: MSEATRRPLVIIPTYDERQNLPKIVRRVREAAPQLHILVADDNSPDGTGVLADGMAAADDHLHVMHRPGKQGLGAAYLDGFRWGIERGFDVLIEMDADGSHPPERLPAMLDRIEAGADLVIGSRWVAGGSVVNWPRRRLVLSQGGNLYTRLALGIPVRDATAGFRAFRAEALQQMRLEDVESQGYCFQVDLTWRAVRAGLRIEEVPITFVEREHGTSKMSQSIVIEALWRVTQWGARRRFERLTGRDRSGRTEPSGSRTT, translated from the coding sequence ATGAGCGAGGCCACGCGCCGTCCGTTGGTGATCATCCCGACGTACGACGAGCGCCAGAACCTGCCGAAGATCGTGCGGCGGGTGCGCGAGGCCGCCCCGCAACTGCACATCCTGGTCGCCGATGACAACAGCCCGGACGGCACCGGCGTGCTCGCCGATGGCATGGCCGCCGCCGACGACCACCTGCACGTGATGCACCGCCCCGGCAAGCAGGGCCTGGGAGCCGCCTATCTGGACGGATTCCGGTGGGGGATCGAGCGCGGTTTCGACGTGCTGATCGAGATGGACGCCGACGGGTCCCACCCGCCCGAGCGCCTGCCCGCGATGCTGGATCGGATCGAGGCCGGGGCCGATCTGGTGATCGGCTCGCGCTGGGTGGCGGGCGGCTCGGTGGTCAACTGGCCGCGGCGGCGGCTGGTGCTGTCGCAGGGCGGCAACCTCTACACGCGGCTGGCCCTGGGCATCCCGGTCCGCGACGCCACCGCCGGCTTCCGGGCCTTCCGAGCCGAGGCCCTGCAGCAGATGCGCCTCGAGGACGTCGAGTCCCAGGGGTACTGCTTCCAGGTCGACCTCACCTGGCGCGCCGTCCGAGCCGGGCTGCGGATCGAGGAGGTGCCCATCACCTTCGTCGAGCGCGAGCACGGCACCAGCAAGATGAGCCAGTCGATCGTGATCGAGGCGTTGTGGCGGGTCACCCAGTGGGGGGCGCGGCGCCGGTTCGAGCGGCTGACCGGACGAGACCGGAGCGGACGGACCGAGCCGAGCGGCTCCCGGACGACCTGA
- a CDS encoding FxsA family protein, with amino-acid sequence MRPRTLAAIALTWPVLELALLIQVGQRIGVGPTLLILLASSVLGVSVMRRAGRGALADLAEAGRAGGVTTITADGPVSTPRSPGERLVTALAGVLLTVPGLLGTIAGLVLLIPGVGRLASAGASRLVRRRIAAAGPQARVRVISVDPMPPTTAADPDSRRPAITDRDGGPSDEA; translated from the coding sequence ATGCGCCCGCGCACGCTCGCCGCCATCGCCCTGACCTGGCCAGTGCTCGAGCTGGCGCTGCTGATCCAGGTGGGCCAGCGGATCGGGGTCGGGCCCACCCTGCTGATCCTGCTCGCCTCCAGCGTGCTCGGGGTGAGTGTGATGCGCCGGGCGGGGCGCGGTGCCCTGGCCGATCTCGCCGAGGCCGGCCGTGCCGGTGGTGTCACCACGATCACGGCCGACGGCCCGGTGAGCACACCCCGATCACCCGGCGAACGGCTGGTGACGGCGCTGGCCGGTGTCCTGCTCACCGTGCCCGGGTTGTTGGGGACCATCGCGGGGCTGGTGTTGCTGATCCCGGGCGTTGGCCGGCTGGCATCAGCCGGGGCGTCGCGACTGGTGCGCCGACGCATCGCGGCGGCCGGCCCGCAGGCCCGGGTGAGGGTGATCTCGGTGGATCCGATGCCCCCGACCACCGCAGCCGATCCGGACAGCAGAAGGCCCGCCATCACGGATCGTGATGGCGGGCCCTCCGACGAGGCGTGA